One Akkermansiaceae bacterium genomic region harbors:
- a CDS encoding OmpH family outer membrane protein translates to MKFAFLLPMVVAMVGSSAHGQEKTDEMSQGMRIASVDVRKVFNEWKYSKESQKKIEDTKESLEKENNDRLAVINEYQMERSRMHQQYKANEGTMSAEDKAKMDAKFRSLGRDAVALEQDRRDFFEKGKRQLANEISSEAKLILDQITQSIQVYALEKKYHMVIETGGHTTRNVPLFVHLEGAVDITDEIITRLNEGEGN, encoded by the coding sequence ATGAAGTTCGCCTTTTTACTCCCGATGGTTGTGGCCATGGTCGGCAGCTCTGCCCATGGCCAAGAGAAAACCGATGAGATGAGCCAAGGGATGCGTATTGCATCGGTCGATGTGCGTAAGGTTTTCAATGAATGGAAGTATTCGAAGGAATCCCAGAAAAAGATCGAAGATACCAAGGAATCGCTGGAGAAGGAAAACAATGACCGTCTGGCGGTGATCAACGAATACCAGATGGAGCGCAGCCGCATGCACCAGCAGTACAAGGCGAATGAGGGCACCATGAGTGCCGAGGACAAAGCGAAAATGGATGCCAAGTTCCGTAGTCTCGGTCGGGATGCTGTGGCTCTCGAACAGGACCGGCGTGACTTTTTCGAAAAGGGAAAACGCCAGCTTGCCAATGAGATCTCCAGCGAAGCCAAGCTGATTCTCGACCAGATTACCCAGTCGATTCAAGTCTACGCCTTGGAAAAGAAATACCACATGGTCATTGAGACGGGAGGGCACACGACGCGTAACGTCCCCCTGTTTGTCCATCTTGAGGGAGCGGTCGACATCACCGATGAGATCATCACGCGCCTGAATGAAGGGGAGGGAAACTAA
- a CDS encoding U32 family peptidase, translated as MRKSLTQCSFQRCPLPLARAALPSDHTLSHNQNHITVTDPSLATLPETELLAPAGCFPSLQAAIDNGADSVYFGLAQLNMRARARRSFNVPDLREIITRLHDAGVKGCLTLNTLLYEHDLNLARKMLETAREENVDAVILSDMAAMQMANELGLEVHLSTQLSLSNYDSVKFYAPYCDRVVLARELNLKMIKSIYDKIKANGLVGRAGREMEIEAFAHGALCIAVSGRCGMSLFTSNASANRGACEQNCRKEYTVTDTETGKQLKVDNNFIMSPNDIATLDFMDEFLKAGIRVLKIEGRGRSPEYVATVTRAYRKAIDAVHAGEFNKEFVKSLYPQLETVYNRGLSSGYYLGREQGWSADYGNKSKRRKVLVGHVAHAYRKAGVIEVRSSATTLKTGDDILVIGNSTGVIEGKVGEMRVLLENGDMIVSDECSNGQTLTLKVAGKIRTNDKLFKVEDA; from the coding sequence ATGCGGAAATCTCTGACACAATGTTCTTTCCAGCGATGCCCTCTTCCCCTAGCACGGGCGGCGCTCCCATCCGACCACACTCTCTCCCACAACCAAAACCACATCACCGTGACTGATCCAAGCCTAGCCACACTTCCAGAAACCGAACTGCTCGCTCCCGCCGGCTGCTTTCCCTCATTGCAGGCAGCCATCGACAATGGAGCGGATTCCGTTTATTTCGGTCTCGCCCAGCTCAACATGCGGGCACGGGCACGCAGGTCGTTCAATGTGCCGGACCTGAGGGAAATCATCACCCGGCTTCACGATGCCGGGGTCAAGGGGTGCCTGACACTCAACACACTGCTCTACGAACACGATCTGAACCTCGCACGCAAGATGCTGGAAACAGCCAGGGAGGAAAATGTCGACGCCGTGATTCTCTCCGATATGGCGGCGATGCAGATGGCCAATGAACTCGGGCTGGAAGTCCACTTGTCGACCCAGCTTTCACTTTCCAACTACGATTCCGTCAAATTCTACGCCCCTTACTGCGACCGCGTGGTGCTCGCACGCGAGTTGAATTTGAAAATGATCAAGTCGATCTACGATAAAATCAAGGCCAACGGCCTGGTCGGCCGGGCTGGTCGGGAAATGGAAATCGAAGCCTTCGCCCACGGCGCCCTCTGTATCGCGGTATCGGGCCGGTGCGGCATGAGTCTGTTCACCTCCAACGCCTCGGCCAATCGCGGCGCCTGTGAGCAGAACTGCAGGAAAGAATACACCGTCACCGATACGGAAACCGGCAAGCAGTTGAAGGTGGATAACAACTTTATCATGAGCCCTAACGACATCGCCACCCTCGATTTCATGGACGAGTTCCTCAAGGCGGGCATCCGGGTGCTCAAGATCGAAGGCCGCGGTCGCAGCCCGGAATACGTCGCCACCGTCACCCGCGCCTACCGCAAGGCCATCGACGCCGTGCATGCCGGCGAATTCAACAAGGAGTTTGTCAAATCCCTCTACCCCCAGTTAGAGACTGTCTACAACCGCGGTCTCTCCAGCGGCTACTACCTCGGTCGCGAACAAGGATGGTCGGCCGACTACGGCAACAAGTCCAAACGTCGCAAAGTCCTCGTCGGCCACGTCGCCCACGCCTACCGCAAAGCGGGTGTCATCGAAGTCCGGTCATCCGCCACCACGTTGAAAACAGGCGACGACATCCTCGTCATCGGCAACTCCACCGGTGTCATCGAAGGCAAGGTCGGAGAAATGCGCGTCCTCCTGGAAAACGGGGACATGATTGTCTCAGATGAATGCTCTAACGGCCAGACCCTGACCTTAAAGGTCGCTGGCAAGATCCGCACCAACGACAAGCTGTTCAAAGTCGAAGACGCCTGA
- a CDS encoding ferredoxin produces the protein MVKIRHKKPECIGCRLCADVAPQYFEMDDEGLAQLINSTPQGVFQIAEGFDEDLEELQQAEEGCPVDIIYINK, from the coding sequence ATGGTCAAAATCCGTCATAAGAAACCCGAGTGCATCGGCTGCCGTCTCTGCGCCGACGTCGCACCGCAGTATTTCGAGATGGATGACGAAGGCCTCGCACAGCTCATCAACTCCACACCCCAAGGCGTTTTCCAAATCGCCGAGGGTTTTGACGAGGATCTGGAGGAGCTCCAACAAGCCGAGGAAGGCTGCCCGGTGGATATTATTTACATCAACAAGTAG
- a CDS encoding DUF4893 domain-containing protein: MKTTILLATLAVYCSLIPANAREILSSLRPAEAKALAAAEEGLKKETTARLGSASATTVAGAKEILALLAKPRIAPGKNVALNGKWKVRSCQVNQTGVYCYPFLPCEFRMETETSINLIKNTGSQRRMGVIGDDGKGNLMFIGAKYYQGEPPGAYSGFQAEGVKTKPERDSYGYLYRLGKDHLILIFGETVYGREIYEFKKN, from the coding sequence ATGAAAACAACCATCCTCCTCGCCACACTCGCCGTTTATTGTAGCCTCATACCAGCAAATGCCCGTGAGATTCTTTCATCCCTCCGGCCTGCGGAAGCCAAAGCGCTTGCCGCCGCCGAGGAGGGATTGAAAAAGGAAACCACCGCGCGACTCGGGTCAGCAAGCGCGACTACCGTGGCCGGCGCCAAGGAAATCCTCGCGCTCCTTGCCAAGCCCCGCATTGCACCAGGCAAAAACGTCGCTCTCAACGGGAAATGGAAAGTCCGCAGTTGCCAGGTCAATCAAACCGGCGTGTATTGCTACCCGTTTTTACCCTGTGAATTCCGGATGGAAACAGAAACATCCATCAATCTCATCAAGAACACCGGGTCCCAGCGCCGCATGGGGGTCATCGGCGACGACGGCAAAGGAAATCTCATGTTTATCGGCGCCAAGTATTATCAGGGCGAGCCCCCCGGAGCCTACAGCGGCTTTCAAGCCGAGGGGGTCAAAACCAAGCCTGAGCGCGACAGCTATGGTTACCTGTATCGGCTTGGAAAAGACCATCTGATCCTCATTTTCGGTGAAACCGTTTACGGCCGGGAAATCTACGAATTCAAGAAAAACTGA
- a CDS encoding malate dehydrogenase — MKPPITVSVTGAAGQIGYALLFRIASGAMFGPDQPVNLRLIEIEPGMKALQGVIMELDDCAFPLLNEIVATSDLNEGFKGANWALLVGSVPRGPGMERGDLLKVNGGIFTGQGKAIAANAADDVRVLVVGNPCNTNALIAMNNADGVPNDRFFAMTRLDENRAKSQLAAKAGCHNSDITNMCIWGNHSATQYPDYTNAKINGKPVTEVITDTDWLQGEFIKTVQQRGAAIIAARGASSAASAANGVVDTVRSLTTPTPDGDWTSVAVCSDGSYGIDAGLIASMPIKVDADGRWDVVPGVELDAFSREKVDATVQELREEREAVADLI; from the coding sequence ATGAAACCACCTATCACTGTTTCAGTCACAGGTGCTGCCGGCCAGATCGGTTATGCACTGCTCTTCCGTATCGCATCCGGCGCCATGTTCGGCCCGGATCAACCCGTCAATCTTCGTCTCATCGAGATCGAGCCAGGCATGAAAGCACTCCAGGGTGTGATCATGGAGCTCGACGACTGCGCATTCCCGCTGCTCAACGAGATCGTTGCCACCTCTGACCTCAACGAAGGTTTCAAGGGTGCCAACTGGGCACTGCTGGTTGGCTCCGTCCCACGTGGCCCCGGTATGGAGCGCGGTGACCTGCTCAAGGTCAACGGCGGTATCTTCACCGGACAGGGCAAGGCGATTGCCGCCAATGCCGCCGATGACGTCCGTGTGCTGGTTGTCGGAAACCCCTGCAACACCAACGCCCTGATCGCCATGAATAATGCCGACGGCGTGCCCAACGACCGTTTCTTCGCCATGACCCGCCTCGACGAGAACCGCGCCAAGTCCCAGCTCGCCGCCAAGGCCGGTTGCCACAACAGCGACATCACCAACATGTGCATCTGGGGCAACCACTCCGCCACCCAGTATCCCGACTACACCAACGCCAAAATCAATGGCAAACCCGTCACCGAGGTCATCACCGACACCGACTGGCTCCAGGGTGAGTTCATCAAGACCGTGCAGCAGCGCGGTGCCGCGATCATCGCCGCACGTGGTGCTTCATCCGCCGCTTCTGCCGCCAATGGTGTCGTCGACACCGTCCGCAGCCTGACCACACCAACGCCGGATGGCGACTGGACCAGCGTTGCAGTCTGTTCCGACGGATCTTACGGCATCGATGCCGGCCTGATCGCCTCCATGCCCATCAAGGTGGATGCCGATGGCCGCTGGGACGTTGTCCCCGGTGTTGAACTCGACGCATTCTCCCGCGAGAAAGTCGACGCCACCGTCCAAGAGCTCCGCGAAGAGCGCGAGGCCGTTGCCGACCTTATCTAA
- a CDS encoding bifunctional riboflavin kinase/FAD synthetase, whose amino-acid sequence MVRLIENLNDLRLIDRPLHLALGVFDGVHIGHQAVIRSAVDAAKLDGGVAGVLTFDPHPIRVLAPKVAPQRILASLNHKRELLAGLGVDVLVVIAFTEEFANCEALDFLTSLKDASPRLKTLAIGEDWKFGKQRQGDIALLEEFGGKNGIRIISTEAVMVDGERVSSTRVRQAIRDGNMKAAHAMLGREYTVLGTVVEGRQLGRTIGFPTANLRVHNEQLPTDGVWAVEATLENGEVVCGAGNLGVRPTVEGEGARRMLEVHLLDYSGDLYGSEMEVRFLKYVREEQKFDSIDALMAQIRADVAFCRNHCRS is encoded by the coding sequence ATGGTGCGACTTATTGAAAACCTGAACGACTTACGCTTGATCGACCGCCCCCTGCATCTTGCGCTGGGCGTGTTCGATGGTGTGCATATCGGCCACCAGGCGGTGATCCGGTCTGCGGTCGACGCCGCCAAGCTGGATGGTGGTGTGGCTGGAGTCCTGACCTTCGACCCCCATCCCATCCGGGTGCTCGCCCCCAAGGTCGCGCCGCAGAGGATTTTAGCCTCCCTGAACCACAAACGGGAATTGCTTGCCGGTCTCGGCGTGGATGTCCTGGTCGTGATTGCTTTTACCGAGGAGTTCGCCAACTGCGAGGCCCTTGATTTTTTGACATCACTGAAGGATGCCAGCCCCCGGCTCAAGACACTCGCCATCGGTGAGGACTGGAAATTTGGTAAACAGAGGCAAGGCGACATCGCATTACTTGAGGAATTCGGCGGTAAAAACGGCATACGTATCATTTCCACCGAAGCCGTGATGGTCGATGGTGAACGTGTCAGCAGCACCCGGGTCCGACAAGCCATCCGCGATGGCAACATGAAGGCAGCCCACGCCATGCTCGGCAGGGAATACACCGTCCTTGGCACGGTGGTGGAAGGTCGCCAGCTGGGTAGGACCATAGGATTTCCCACGGCCAACCTCAGGGTCCACAACGAACAACTTCCCACCGACGGGGTGTGGGCCGTTGAAGCCACCTTGGAAAATGGCGAGGTGGTTTGCGGGGCAGGGAACCTTGGTGTGCGCCCGACCGTTGAAGGTGAGGGTGCCAGGCGCATGCTGGAAGTCCACCTGCTGGACTACTCCGGTGACCTCTACGGCAGTGAGATGGAGGTTCGTTTCTTGAAATACGTACGCGAGGAACAGAAATTCGACTCCATCGATGCGCTCATGGCTCAAATCCGCGCTGATGTCGCTTTCTGCCGAAACCACTGCAGATCCTGA
- a CDS encoding sodium-translocating pyrophosphatase, with the protein MNEQLFWIAPASSVIALLFAMFYFKQMKKCDEGTELMKKIGKHVREGAMAYLGQQYRVMIIVFGVVAVLFAVLAYGFDVLNKWQPVTFICGGFFSALAGYFGMRTATQASTRTAAAARNSLASSLQVAFRSGAVMGLVVVGLGLLNITFWFWLVNKVMASASDGAPDMVMVTTTVLTFSMGASLQALFARVGGGIFTKAADVGADLVGKVEAGIPEDDPRNPAVIADNVGDNVGDVAGMGADLFESYCGSILAACALGAAAYVGAPEIQAKAVVAPMLIAGIGILLSIVGVYFVRTKEGATQKQLLKSLSLGIDTSSFLILVASAAVLHLLDIPNAWGIWGAVTAGLITGIVIGKATEYYTSTSYSPTRSIAEQAKGGAATIIISGVSVGMISTAVPVIAVSLGTAVAFFCGAGFDMGNLSQGLYGVAIAAVGMLSTLGITLASDAYGPIADNAGGNAEMSNLGPEVRERTDALDSLGNTTAATGKGFAIGSAALTALALLASYIEVIRIELIKSGTVTLELTHGLRTVATKDATLMDFMAYYNVTLLNPVVLISIFLGSMVAFLFCGLTVQAVGRAAGLMVEEVRRQFRESDGILKGTVEPDYARCVSISTLGAQKEMVVPSVIAILVPIAIGILFGVAGVIGLLVGGLATGFVLAVFLSNSGGAWDNAKKYIEEGHHGGKSSSAHKASVIGDTVGDPFKDTSGPSLNILIKLMSIVAIATAGVTVALSLI; encoded by the coding sequence ATGAACGAACAACTATTCTGGATAGCCCCCGCATCCTCGGTCATCGCACTTCTTTTTGCGATGTTCTATTTCAAGCAAATGAAAAAGTGCGATGAAGGCACTGAGCTGATGAAAAAAATCGGCAAGCACGTCCGCGAGGGTGCCATGGCTTATCTCGGCCAGCAATACCGGGTGATGATCATCGTCTTTGGAGTGGTTGCAGTGCTGTTCGCCGTGCTCGCCTATGGCTTTGATGTTCTCAACAAATGGCAACCGGTCACATTTATCTGCGGTGGATTTTTCTCGGCACTGGCCGGCTACTTCGGTATGCGCACGGCGACACAAGCCTCTACCCGGACCGCCGCTGCGGCGAGAAACTCGCTGGCGTCATCGCTGCAAGTGGCATTCCGCAGTGGCGCGGTCATGGGACTGGTCGTTGTCGGCCTCGGTTTACTCAACATTACATTCTGGTTCTGGCTGGTAAACAAGGTGATGGCATCGGCAAGTGATGGAGCGCCCGACATGGTCATGGTGACGACCACCGTGTTGACGTTCAGTATGGGAGCCTCCCTGCAGGCCCTTTTTGCCCGGGTTGGTGGCGGCATATTCACCAAAGCCGCTGACGTCGGTGCCGACCTGGTTGGCAAGGTCGAGGCCGGCATCCCTGAAGACGACCCCAGAAACCCTGCTGTGATCGCCGACAACGTGGGCGACAACGTCGGTGATGTCGCAGGTATGGGGGCGGACCTTTTCGAATCATACTGTGGCTCCATCCTGGCTGCATGCGCCCTGGGGGCAGCCGCCTACGTCGGAGCCCCTGAAATCCAGGCCAAGGCCGTGGTGGCACCAATGCTGATCGCCGGTATCGGAATCCTGCTCTCCATCGTGGGGGTCTATTTTGTGCGCACCAAGGAAGGGGCGACCCAAAAGCAATTACTCAAGTCGCTGTCCCTGGGCATCGATACGAGCTCCTTCCTCATCCTTGTGGCATCAGCCGCTGTGCTGCACCTGCTGGACATCCCCAACGCCTGGGGCATCTGGGGCGCCGTGACCGCCGGGTTGATCACAGGAATCGTGATTGGCAAGGCTACGGAGTACTATACATCGACCTCATACTCCCCCACCCGGTCAATCGCCGAACAGGCCAAGGGGGGTGCCGCCACCATCATCATTTCCGGTGTGTCCGTAGGGATGATCTCAACGGCCGTCCCGGTCATTGCCGTTTCGCTGGGAACGGCAGTCGCCTTTTTCTGCGGTGCCGGCTTTGACATGGGCAACCTCAGCCAAGGGCTTTATGGTGTCGCCATCGCCGCCGTGGGTATGCTTTCCACACTGGGAATCACACTGGCCAGTGATGCATACGGCCCGATCGCCGACAATGCCGGAGGCAATGCAGAAATGAGCAACCTCGGACCTGAGGTAAGGGAACGCACCGATGCGCTTGACTCCCTGGGTAATACGACAGCTGCCACGGGCAAGGGGTTTGCCATCGGTTCCGCCGCGCTCACAGCGTTGGCACTGTTAGCATCCTATATTGAAGTGATCCGCATCGAGTTAATCAAAAGCGGAACGGTGACGCTTGAACTCACCCATGGCTTGCGGACCGTAGCGACCAAGGACGCCACCCTGATGGATTTCATGGCTTACTACAATGTCACCTTGCTTAACCCGGTGGTATTGATTTCGATCTTTCTCGGCTCCATGGTCGCCTTCCTCTTCTGCGGCTTGACCGTACAAGCCGTGGGCCGCGCTGCCGGGCTGATGGTCGAGGAGGTCCGGCGCCAGTTCCGCGAGTCCGATGGTATCCTCAAAGGTACGGTCGAGCCCGATTACGCCCGCTGCGTTTCCATCTCCACCCTGGGTGCCCAGAAGGAAATGGTCGTCCCGTCCGTTATCGCCATCCTGGTTCCGATTGCCATTGGCATCCTCTTTGGAGTGGCTGGTGTGATCGGGCTTCTGGTCGGCGGCCTGGCCACTGGATTTGTGCTCGCGGTATTCCTCTCAAACTCAGGAGGAGCATGGGACAATGCCAAGAAATACATTGAAGAAGGACACCACGGAGGCAAGAGTTCATCCGCGCACAAGGCCTCGGTGATCGGCGACACCGTGGGTGATCCGTTCAAGGACACCTCCGGACCAAGCCTTAACATCCTGATCAAGCTGATGAGCATCGTCGCCATTGCAACCGCCGGCGTCACTGTCGCCCTGAGTTTGATCTGA
- a CDS encoding 2-oxo acid dehydrogenase subunit E2 has product MPKVPILMPQLGESIAEATIIRLNIAVGDTVVPDQEVIEVETNKATMGVTALCSGEVIQVVAEEGVSYAVGSILGVLEVTQEELDRTGEKSMDELTVGSQESPAENNRGEEENLHFKTEDEGYHEPVLVEPNIKGLPVPTGKGGAHYISPRMRARMTELGLRAADISAIPGSGAGGRVTVEDLESFLEYIDTWPHTRASPMRLAVADAMRRSWTRPLATVARPLVMDKILNHRRSQAVKPGPALYILRALALALAENPTTAGYLIGENVVHPRAFDIGVAVQVDDGVLVPIIRNADTKRLSELVEDYDRLVELARSRKLPEEATQHGIATVTNFGTFGLTWGTPIPLPNETLILGLSAGVKRPVWSEQTGTFIPVTEAEIDLTFDHRVVDGGGAGMLLNRISELLQKPEAL; this is encoded by the coding sequence ATGCCGAAAGTCCCTATTCTCATGCCTCAACTGGGTGAATCCATCGCCGAGGCCACGATTATCCGACTCAATATTGCCGTGGGAGACACGGTGGTTCCCGACCAGGAGGTCATCGAGGTGGAAACCAACAAGGCGACCATGGGAGTGACCGCACTTTGCTCTGGCGAGGTGATCCAGGTTGTCGCCGAGGAGGGGGTAAGCTACGCCGTCGGCAGTATTCTGGGAGTGCTCGAGGTTACCCAGGAAGAGCTGGACCGCACCGGAGAAAAGTCCATGGACGAGCTGACCGTGGGGTCACAGGAGTCGCCAGCGGAGAACAACCGCGGTGAAGAGGAGAATCTACACTTCAAGACCGAGGACGAGGGCTACCACGAACCCGTTTTGGTGGAGCCCAATATCAAAGGCCTGCCGGTTCCGACCGGTAAGGGGGGCGCGCACTATATTTCACCAAGGATGCGGGCGCGCATGACCGAGCTGGGCCTGCGTGCCGCTGATATTTCCGCGATCCCCGGCAGTGGTGCCGGTGGCAGGGTTACGGTGGAGGATCTGGAGTCGTTTCTTGAATACATCGATACCTGGCCGCACACCAGGGCATCGCCGATGCGACTTGCCGTGGCCGATGCCATGCGCCGAAGCTGGACCCGCCCGCTCGCCACAGTGGCCAGACCCCTGGTGATGGATAAAATCCTCAACCACCGGCGAAGCCAGGCCGTGAAACCGGGGCCTGCTCTCTACATTCTCAGGGCGCTTGCTTTGGCTCTGGCTGAAAACCCGACCACCGCCGGTTATTTGATCGGTGAAAATGTCGTGCATCCCCGTGCCTTCGATATCGGGGTGGCCGTCCAGGTGGACGACGGCGTGTTGGTCCCGATCATCCGCAATGCCGATACCAAGCGCCTCAGCGAGCTGGTGGAGGATTATGACCGCTTGGTCGAACTCGCCCGCTCACGTAAATTACCCGAGGAGGCGACCCAGCACGGGATTGCCACCGTCACCAACTTCGGTACGTTCGGGCTGACCTGGGGCACACCTATCCCGCTTCCCAACGAGACCTTGATCCTCGGCCTCAGTGCTGGTGTCAAACGCCCCGTCTGGAGCGAGCAAACCGGCACCTTCATCCCCGTGACCGAGGCGGAAATCGACCTGACCTTCGACCACCGCGTAGTCGATGGTGGAGGGGCAGGTATGTTGTTGAACCGCATTTCAGAGCTTCTGCAAAAACCAGAAGCCCTGTAG
- a CDS encoding alpha-ketoacid dehydrogenase subunit beta — MSDVTYIDAIHAALGKALEEDPRVFLYGQDIGQFGGAFKATKGLQDRFPGRVLDAPISEDAMAGMAIGAAIEGARPVLEMQFADFSSVAFNQIVNQAATHYYRTGVPVPLTMRLPSGGTPGSGPFHSQSMEALYAHYPGLVVVTPATVSDAYSMLLESIAMDDPVVYCEHKFLYRWLKANSYKGDHLPIGKARITRAGKHASVVTYSAMVHEAVRAAEMLHAEGGWEIEVVDLRSVKPLDNDTVIASVARTGRLLAVGEAFPWGGVTAEVVSRVCADGFHLLDAPPARLNARDTPIPYHPKLWATHRPTPESIAVALRKLLNY, encoded by the coding sequence ATGAGTGACGTCACCTACATCGATGCAATTCATGCGGCTCTTGGCAAGGCGCTGGAAGAGGACCCCCGGGTCTTCCTTTACGGCCAGGATATCGGACAGTTCGGGGGGGCATTCAAGGCCACCAAAGGACTGCAGGACAGGTTTCCCGGTCGCGTTCTTGACGCGCCCATCAGCGAGGATGCCATGGCCGGTATGGCGATTGGTGCCGCTATCGAGGGCGCCCGTCCCGTGCTGGAGATGCAGTTTGCCGATTTCTCCTCCGTGGCTTTTAACCAGATCGTCAATCAGGCCGCTACCCACTACTACCGGACCGGTGTCCCCGTGCCGCTGACCATGCGTTTGCCGTCGGGGGGGACCCCTGGCTCCGGGCCGTTTCACAGTCAGAGTATGGAAGCCCTCTACGCGCACTACCCGGGCCTGGTGGTGGTCACGCCCGCAACCGTGTCAGATGCCTACTCGATGCTGCTCGAATCCATCGCCATGGACGATCCCGTGGTCTACTGCGAACACAAATTCCTCTACCGCTGGCTGAAGGCCAATAGTTACAAAGGGGATCATCTCCCGATTGGAAAGGCCCGGATCACCCGCGCCGGTAAACATGCCTCCGTGGTCACCTACAGTGCCATGGTTCACGAGGCTGTGCGTGCCGCCGAAATGCTCCACGCCGAAGGGGGCTGGGAAATCGAGGTCGTCGACCTCCGCTCGGTCAAGCCCCTCGATAACGATACCGTCATCGCATCGGTGGCCCGGACGGGGCGCTTGCTCGCCGTTGGCGAGGCGTTTCCCTGGGGTGGGGTGACTGCTGAAGTCGTCTCACGTGTCTGTGCCGATGGTTTCCATCTGCTGGATGCTCCGCCCGCCCGACTCAATGCCAGGGACACCCCGATCCCATATCATCCGAAACTTTGGGCCACCCACCGCCCAACACCGGAATCCATTGCTGTGGCTCTTCGTAAGTTATTGAACTACTAA
- a CDS encoding thiamine pyrophosphate-dependent dehydrogenase E1 component subunit alpha, with protein sequence MLTARILENKLGSLYKAGKIVGGVYLGKGQEAVSASLAACLEKGKDIYAPLIRDQAGRTAFGEDMLDCTRTYLGSVEGPMRGRDGNIHRGRPAEGMPAMISHLGTAISVVSGMLMAKRIKGELDGVVGATCVGDGCTSTGSFHEGLNTAAVEKLPLVLTIANNQYAYSTPNDRQFVCEDLVDKAKGYGVRGHSVDGTDMLACVKVMQEAVARARGGEGPQLVVASMLRLTGHGEHDDGSYVDPGLKASGLGRDSIDVGKAQMIENGFADASEIEAWELEAAETVQAAVATAQKESDPDPYLDDWRSYSNPNLQTR encoded by the coding sequence ATGCTCACTGCCCGCATTCTCGAAAACAAGCTCGGCAGCCTCTATAAAGCCGGCAAAATTGTCGGTGGTGTCTATCTGGGCAAAGGTCAGGAGGCGGTCAGCGCGTCTCTTGCGGCTTGTTTGGAAAAGGGCAAGGACATCTACGCCCCGCTGATCCGGGACCAGGCGGGGCGCACGGCATTCGGCGAAGATATGCTCGATTGCACCCGCACCTACCTGGGGTCTGTGGAAGGCCCCATGCGGGGGCGCGACGGCAATATCCACCGTGGGCGTCCCGCCGAAGGTATGCCCGCGATGATTTCCCATCTGGGCACCGCTATATCCGTGGTCAGTGGCATGCTGATGGCCAAGCGTATCAAGGGGGAGCTGGACGGCGTGGTTGGTGCCACCTGCGTCGGTGATGGCTGCACCTCCACAGGATCATTTCATGAAGGGCTGAACACTGCCGCTGTTGAGAAACTTCCCTTGGTGCTGACCATTGCCAACAACCAGTATGCCTATTCCACGCCGAACGACCGGCAATTCGTCTGTGAGGACTTGGTTGACAAGGCCAAGGGATACGGGGTTCGTGGCCACAGTGTGGACGGTACCGATATGCTGGCCTGTGTCAAAGTGATGCAGGAGGCTGTCGCCAGGGCAAGGGGAGGTGAGGGGCCACAACTGGTGGTTGCCTCCATGCTGCGACTCACCGGGCATGGCGAGCATGACGACGGGTCATACGTCGATCCTGGTTTGAAGGCGTCGGGCCTGGGGCGCGACAGCATTGATGTCGGCAAGGCCCAGATGATTGAAAACGGCTTCGCCGACGCCTCCGAGATTGAGGCGTGGGAGCTCGAGGCGGCTGAAACCGTGCAGGCGGCTGTTGCCACCGCCCAGAAGGAATCCGATCCCGATCCGTATCTGGACGACTGGAGGTCCTATTCCAACCCCAACCTGCAAACCCGTTAG